One genomic region from Parerythrobacter aestuarii encodes:
- a CDS encoding aldehyde dehydrogenase family protein, whose product MATEYSNLIDGEMITNGEWMDVVNPANEQVIGRVPACGKDELDRAVAAARRAFKTWSKTPVEERRKVINAMADAIAANHDELFRLLTAEQGKPHAQAQGEMHGAPAIMKAQATLELEETINEDSDTRLSRTRRVPVGVVGGIVPWNFPVLMAVQKIAPALLSGCTIVLKPSPFTPLTTLRIAELWKDIAPAGTVNIITGEDSLGPMITQHPDIDKITFTGSTATGKKIMEGASADLKRITLELGGNDASIVLPDADPKKVAEQLFWSSFTNAGQICVAAKRIYIHEDIYDELSAALAEYAKGVVVGDGSEQGTGVGPIQNKKQFDRVCELIEDAKDNGYKFLVGGEVDPSGSGYYVPITILDNPPEDARIVAEEQFGPVMPLMKFSTTEEVIERANASDYGLAGAVWTGDPDKGVEIAEQLETGTVWINEFLHLSPLAPFGGHKQSGFGAEYGIEGLKEFTYSQVITVKKDAEVA is encoded by the coding sequence ATGGCAACCGAATACAGCAACCTGATCGATGGTGAGATGATCACCAATGGCGAATGGATGGACGTCGTCAATCCCGCCAACGAGCAGGTCATTGGCCGCGTTCCGGCCTGCGGGAAAGACGAGCTCGATCGCGCCGTCGCCGCTGCCCGTCGCGCGTTTAAGACATGGTCCAAGACCCCGGTCGAGGAACGTCGCAAGGTCATCAACGCCATGGCCGACGCCATTGCCGCTAACCATGACGAGCTCTTTCGCCTGCTCACCGCAGAACAGGGCAAGCCGCATGCGCAGGCGCAGGGCGAAATGCATGGCGCGCCGGCGATCATGAAGGCGCAGGCCACGCTCGAGCTGGAAGAGACCATCAACGAAGACAGCGACACCCGCCTCAGCCGCACCCGACGGGTGCCGGTCGGCGTGGTCGGCGGTATCGTACCGTGGAACTTCCCGGTGCTTATGGCAGTGCAGAAGATTGCTCCGGCGCTGCTCTCGGGATGCACCATCGTGCTCAAGCCATCGCCCTTCACTCCGCTGACCACACTGCGCATCGCCGAGCTGTGGAAGGACATCGCGCCCGCCGGCACCGTCAACATCATCACCGGTGAAGACAGCCTCGGCCCGATGATCACGCAGCATCCGGACATCGACAAGATCACCTTCACCGGCTCGACCGCGACGGGCAAGAAGATCATGGAAGGCGCCAGCGCCGACCTCAAGCGCATCACGCTCGAGCTGGGCGGCAATGACGCCTCGATCGTGCTGCCCGATGCCGATCCCAAGAAGGTTGCCGAGCAGCTGTTCTGGTCGAGCTTCACCAACGCCGGCCAGATCTGCGTTGCCGCCAAGCGCATCTATATCCACGAGGATATCTATGACGAGCTGAGCGCGGCCCTGGCCGAATATGCCAAGGGTGTGGTTGTCGGCGACGGGTCCGAGCAGGGCACGGGGGTCGGTCCGATCCAGAACAAGAAACAGTTCGACCGCGTGTGTGAACTGATCGAGGACGCCAAGGACAATGGCTACAAGTTCCTCGTCGGCGGCGAAGTCGATCCGTCGGGTTCGGGCTACTACGTTCCGATAACCATCCTCGATAATCCGCCGGAAGATGCGCGGATCGTGGCCGAGGAACAGTTCGGCCCGGTCATGCCGCTGATGAAGTTCTCGACCACCGAGGAAGTCATCGAGCGCGCCAATGCTTCTGACTACGGCCTTGCCGGGGCAGTGTGGACCGGCGACCCCGACAAGGGTGTCGAGATCGCCGAACAGCTGGAAACCGGCACTGTGTGGATCAACGAGTTCCTGCACTTGTCGCCGCTGGCTCCTTTCGGTGGCCACAAACAGTCGGGTTTCGGCGCTGAATACGGCATCGAAGGTCTCAAGGAGTTCACCTATTCGCAGGTGATTACGGTCAAGAAGGACGCCGAAGTCGCCTGA
- the mobA gene encoding molybdenum cofactor guanylyltransferase translates to MRLLGAILAGGQSRRFGSDKAHALLDGKRLIDHVADALAKQCEAVVFCGRDEPGLASIPDQPEGGHGPLAGLNAALLHAQANGFDQVLSSGCDIPNLPPDLAAQLDGEGAAYAADQPVVGLWPASLQPLLGSYLCGGGRALFGFADLAGARAVAVAPPLANINTPQDLPRAG, encoded by the coding sequence GTGCGCTTGCTCGGGGCGATCCTCGCCGGCGGGCAATCGCGCCGCTTCGGCAGCGACAAGGCGCATGCGCTGCTGGATGGCAAGCGCCTGATCGACCATGTTGCCGATGCTCTGGCGAAGCAATGCGAAGCAGTGGTCTTTTGCGGGAGGGATGAACCAGGTCTTGCGTCAATTCCCGACCAGCCCGAGGGTGGGCACGGCCCACTGGCGGGGCTCAACGCGGCCCTCTTGCATGCACAGGCCAACGGGTTCGACCAGGTTTTGAGTTCTGGCTGCGACATCCCCAATCTACCACCGGACCTTGCCGCACAGCTGGACGGTGAAGGAGCGGCTTATGCGGCAGACCAGCCTGTTGTCGGCCTGTGGCCGGCTTCGCTGCAACCGCTGCTCGGCAGTTACTTGTGTGGTGGAGGTCGCGCACTGTTCGGATTTGCCGACCTGGCAGGCGCAAGAGCGGTAGCGGTCGCTCCGCCGCTGGCCAACATCAACACGCCTCAGGACCTCCCCCGGGCGGGTTGA
- a CDS encoding acyl-CoA dehydrogenase family protein, producing MDFSYTEEQEMLRNGVGKFLEKSYDFDTRQKLVSSDAPWSPEAWQQFAEFGLLILPFSEEQGGLGGSISDCVAVAELFGRHLVVEPYVASILLGAAALAASDAPEAQEWLEKVQSGEAIAAFAYEEGHGTPSVEHVTMAATNGTLAGEKRLVTAGAEADVLVVVAKGDSGIPALFLVEQGADGLSARSYTTVDGRSAANITLDGVPATLLSDDAQTLERILAHAMNVQCAEAVGAMGALLAITGEYAATRKQFGVSIGSFQAIAHRLADMKIAHTKARATLLYTTALAETGAVTARDIAILKGQTGKLGQSIGESAIQIHGGVGMTDELSVSHYHKRLLALDAQFGGHAYHLRKVGTG from the coding sequence ATGGATTTCAGCTACACTGAAGAGCAGGAAATGCTCCGCAATGGCGTCGGCAAGTTCCTCGAGAAAAGCTACGACTTCGACACGCGGCAAAAGCTGGTGAGCTCGGATGCGCCGTGGTCGCCCGAAGCGTGGCAGCAGTTCGCCGAGTTTGGCCTCCTGATACTGCCCTTCAGCGAGGAACAAGGCGGCCTTGGTGGATCGATCAGCGATTGCGTTGCGGTGGCCGAACTGTTCGGGCGACATCTCGTGGTCGAACCCTATGTCGCCTCGATCCTGCTCGGCGCTGCGGCACTGGCGGCGAGCGATGCTCCGGAAGCACAGGAATGGCTCGAGAAGGTCCAGTCAGGCGAAGCCATAGCCGCGTTCGCCTATGAGGAAGGCCACGGGACACCTTCAGTCGAGCACGTCACAATGGCTGCGACAAACGGCACACTGGCCGGAGAGAAGCGTCTCGTCACGGCGGGTGCCGAGGCCGACGTGCTCGTCGTGGTCGCCAAGGGTGATAGCGGTATCCCTGCGCTCTTCTTGGTTGAGCAAGGCGCGGACGGCCTTTCGGCACGCAGCTACACCACTGTTGACGGGCGGAGCGCCGCAAACATCACCCTCGACGGGGTGCCAGCAACATTGCTCTCCGATGACGCGCAAACGCTCGAGCGGATACTCGCCCATGCCATGAACGTGCAATGCGCCGAGGCCGTCGGTGCGATGGGCGCATTGCTGGCGATCACAGGAGAGTATGCTGCGACCCGCAAGCAGTTCGGCGTGTCGATCGGATCTTTCCAGGCCATCGCTCATCGACTTGCGGATATGAAGATCGCCCACACCAAGGCGCGGGCGACGCTGCTTTACACGACTGCATTGGCAGAAACCGGTGCGGTGACCGCGCGTGATATCGCCATTCTCAAGGGTCAGACCGGCAAGCTTGGGCAGTCGATCGGCGAGTCCGCCATCCAGATCCACGGCGGCGTGGGCATGACGGATGAGCTCAGCGTCAGCCACTATCACAAGCGACTGCTCGCGCTCGACGCTCAGTTCGGCGGGCACGCTTACCACCTGCGCAAAGTCGGGACGGGCTGA
- a CDS encoding acyl-CoA dehydrogenase family protein, translating into MKIDFAPELEAFRAEVAEFFATAPTPAIREAGRKTTSVFAPFEQCMQWHRILYDKGWAAPHWPKEYGGTGWSVEQRFIFAEEYRKADLPPLLPQSLGMVGPLLIDLGTEEQKAKYLEPILKGEDFWAQGYSEPNSGSDLASLSCRADADGDDYIINGSKIWTTYAHHANRMFMLVRTSNEGKKQQGITFLLLDRVDYPGMEIRPIIGLDGFPEQCEVFFEDCRVPQSGRVGEENDGWSVAKHLLKHERGGGNAASPTLMRYCQRAREAAAQTPSPWGGMLADDPVFQQEIGDLEADIASMSHFEKLAISGHEIARDPAFPSMNKTMNSELVQRASTMMMQVSGVDGMARQLEALRVGSNVEPLGSEFDLISMPLYLNSRATTIYAGSNEVQRDLIARTVGS; encoded by the coding sequence ATGAAGATCGATTTCGCGCCCGAGCTGGAGGCGTTTCGCGCTGAAGTGGCGGAGTTCTTCGCCACTGCTCCGACGCCCGCCATCCGCGAAGCCGGGCGCAAGACCACCAGCGTCTTCGCGCCGTTCGAGCAGTGCATGCAGTGGCACAGGATCCTCTATGACAAGGGTTGGGCCGCGCCGCATTGGCCGAAGGAATATGGCGGGACCGGGTGGAGCGTGGAGCAGCGCTTCATCTTTGCCGAGGAATACCGCAAGGCCGACCTGCCGCCGCTACTGCCGCAGAGCCTCGGCATGGTCGGGCCGCTGCTGATCGACCTCGGCACCGAGGAGCAGAAGGCCAAGTATCTCGAGCCGATCCTCAAGGGCGAGGATTTCTGGGCGCAGGGCTATTCGGAGCCCAATTCCGGCTCCGACCTCGCTTCGCTCAGCTGCCGTGCGGACGCAGATGGTGATGACTACATCATCAACGGCTCCAAGATCTGGACCACCTACGCCCACCACGCCAACCGCATGTTCATGCTGGTGCGCACCAGCAATGAAGGCAAGAAGCAGCAGGGCATCACCTTCCTGCTGCTCGACCGTGTCGACTATCCCGGCATGGAAATCCGCCCGATCATCGGCCTCGATGGCTTCCCCGAACAATGCGAAGTTTTCTTCGAGGATTGCCGCGTCCCGCAGTCCGGCCGGGTCGGTGAAGAAAACGATGGTTGGAGCGTCGCCAAGCACTTGCTCAAGCATGAACGCGGTGGCGGCAATGCGGCCAGCCCTACATTGATGCGCTATTGCCAGCGGGCACGCGAAGCGGCGGCGCAAACACCGTCACCATGGGGTGGTATGCTGGCGGACGATCCGGTCTTCCAGCAGGAGATCGGCGACCTGGAAGCCGATATCGCCTCAATGAGCCATTTCGAAAAGCTCGCTATCAGTGGCCATGAAATCGCCCGCGATCCGGCATTCCCGTCGATGAACAAGACGATGAATTCGGAGCTCGTCCAGCGCGCTTCCACCATGATGATGCAGGTCTCCGGCGTCGACGGCATGGCGCGGCAGTTGGAAGCTTTGCGCGTCGGCTCGAATGTCGAGCCGCTTGGCAGCGAGTTCGATCTGATCTCCATGCCACTCTATCTCAACAGCCGGGCGACCACGATCTACGCTGGCTCCAATGAAGTGCAGCGCGACCTGATTGCGCGTACGGTAGGGAGCTGA
- a CDS encoding DUF2891 domain-containing protein, producing MEMTLEIARRFAQAALGHVAREYPNKLDHVMAGDGDAQTPRQLHPCFFGSYDWHSCVHGWWTLLTLRRLYPDMPEAAAIAELADATFTEEKLLVELAYARRPESKGFERPYGWAWLLYLHLEAARHEAPWADRIEPLARHFATMFKSYLSVLTYPIRTGTHFNSAFALTLSLEWASAYDDDLGNLIRSTSKRWFKGDWGCQAWEPGGDEFLSPSLSEALLMKRVMTPEDFRPWFSAFFPRLEWAEPATLFTPARVSDRSDGKIAHLDGLCLSRAWAWRELGFQEPALCHLDAALPHVTGDYMGEHWLASFALLALLAAPPSDR from the coding sequence ATGGAAATGACGCTGGAGATCGCTCGCCGCTTTGCGCAGGCCGCGCTGGGCCATGTCGCGCGCGAATATCCCAACAAGCTCGACCATGTGATGGCGGGCGACGGTGATGCGCAGACCCCGCGCCAGCTGCATCCGTGTTTTTTCGGCAGCTATGACTGGCACAGTTGCGTCCACGGCTGGTGGACTTTGCTGACGCTGCGACGACTCTATCCGGATATGCCGGAGGCTGCGGCGATTGCTGAACTTGCGGACGCCACTTTCACCGAGGAAAAGCTCTTGGTGGAACTGGCCTACGCCCGACGCCCAGAATCCAAGGGTTTTGAACGTCCCTACGGCTGGGCTTGGCTGCTTTACCTCCATCTTGAAGCGGCAAGACATGAAGCGCCTTGGGCCGACCGAATTGAGCCACTGGCGCGGCACTTTGCGACGATGTTCAAGAGTTATCTGAGCGTACTGACCTATCCGATCCGTACCGGCACGCATTTTAATTCAGCCTTCGCTTTAACTCTCTCGCTGGAATGGGCGAGCGCCTACGATGATGATCTTGGGAATTTGATCCGCTCGACGTCCAAGCGTTGGTTCAAAGGGGACTGGGGCTGTCAGGCATGGGAACCTGGAGGAGATGAGTTCCTTTCGCCTTCGTTGAGCGAAGCCCTATTGATGAAACGAGTGATGACGCCAGAGGATTTTCGGCCCTGGTTCTCTGCCTTCTTTCCAAGGCTCGAATGGGCTGAGCCAGCTACCTTGTTCACGCCGGCAAGAGTCAGTGACCGGAGCGACGGCAAAATTGCGCATCTCGATGGTCTATGTTTGAGTCGTGCGTGGGCATGGCGCGAACTTGGTTTCCAAGAGCCAGCTTTGTGCCATCTCGACGCCGCGCTGCCCCATGTCACCGGCGACTACATGGGCGAACATTGGCTTGCGAGTTTCGCACTTCTCGCCTTGCTCGCAGCGCCACCGAGTGACAGGTAG